Proteins encoded together in one Xyrauchen texanus isolate HMW12.3.18 chromosome 50, RBS_HiC_50CHRs, whole genome shotgun sequence window:
- the LOC127641325 gene encoding uncharacterized protein LOC127641325 isoform X17 has protein sequence MKILQLQIYLFMWNEVTEALTQIQASSGDNVTLVCNLDIEEIYWYKQNFPDPPVLLLRTYRSTFEGADYENIRFKHKYSLKTNSSLFIKNVTVEELGVYYCVKTATPLKFSSGTKIYITDFVYMNQTDSDDCLQHQTLWNSLTITSVLLNAFLILAVIGLVKICLDATGRVKKTSNKPQSTTAAQNSKDLQVGIVFS, from the exons ATGAAGATCTTGCAGCTTCAAATCT ATCTATTCATGTGGAATGAAGTCACAGAGGCTCTGACACAAATACAAGCATCTTCAGGAGATAATGTGACTTTAGTCTGTAATCTTGATATAGAGGAGATTTACTGGTACAAACAGAACTTTCCGGATCCTCCAGTGTTGCTATTACGCACTTACAGGAGCACATTTGAAGGAGCTGATTATGAAAACATCAGATTCAAACACAAATATTCACTGAAAACCAACAGCAGTTTGTTTATCAAAAATGTCACCGTTGAAGAATTAGGAGTTTATTATTGTGTGAAAACTGCTACACCACTTAAATTCAGCAGTGGCACCAAAATCTACATCACtg ATTTTGTCTACATGAATCAGACAGATTCAGATGATTGTCTACAACATCAGACACTGTGGAACAGTCTTACCATCACATCTGTCTTGCTGAATGCTTTTTTGATCCTTGCAGTAATTG GACTGGTGAAGATCTGCCTTGATGCAACGGGAAGAGTTAAAAAGACCTCAAATAAACCTCAGAGTACCACGGCAGCTCAAAACTCGAAGGATTTACAGGTAGGAATAGTCTTTTCATAA